GTGCGGAACCGATCTACTAGCTGCCAGGTCGTAACAGTCCCAGGTGTTGTGTGTCATCGACTGGTGGAAGGTGCAAAACATTGGTAGGGGTGAcaatttttgacccgacacgaaaacacgacccgaaccgaacacgaaaaaatcaggttagggttgggtagtttcaggttcgggtcgaaatcgagttgacccaattaataaacaggtcgggttcgggtcaacctgaaatgacaCAATTACAACCGgcgaacccgtttataaataattataaatttaaactaaaattacaaatttaaaaaagttaaaaatcctaaacatagagatatgctattgattgcaatgttgctatgacttatcatttatgatatggattttcgatttgtgtagataaatgttatttttaatttttaatttaatatataaaatttctttaatgaaTGCAGGTCATGTTCGGGTCAAATGGGTCAAACAGGTCAAACGGTtaaatgggtcgggttcgggtcaagtgcaaataaacaTATCAAGTTTAGGTTGAATAGTTTGACCTGAATtaataatcaggtcgggttcaggttgtcatttgcCAACCCGCCAACCTACCAACCTGAACTCGTCAACCCGAACCTGAACCGAATTGCCACCCCTAAACATTGGTGCCTATCTGTTTCCTCTTAGACGAGCGGCCACCACTTGCTGTACGTCATGTGGCTTAGTCTCGGCCTGGTGTGAAGGGGCTCCCAACTGTGGTCCTTTAGGTGGTTGATGACTGCTAGATTAACGTGCTCGAATGCTACTGTGGGATCGACGATCGTATCTTTCTTCCTTGCCACCTGGGCTTCTTCCGTATTAATGTACTAATTGACCTTTTTTTGGAGATGACCAAAGTCCTTCGACGGCCACCGAATGAACAATCGGAAAAACTCTTCCTCggcgagcccttgggtgaagacGTTCACCAATACATCTGAGACTGCTGGAACGCccatcgccacctgattgaagcgctggaTATAGGCCCTCAGGGCCTCTCGAGGCCCTTGCTTCAGTGAGAATAGATTCACGCTAATATTCTAGTAGCGGCAACTACTAGAAAAGTGGTGTAAGAAtgccgctcggaagtccttgaaattGTAGATTGAGCCTTTCGGCAACCGTttgaaccaccgttgcgccgatctaAACAGAGTAGTAATGAAGACTCAGCAGATCACCTCGTCCGTGTATTGGTGAAGGGTGGCCTCGTTGTCAAACTTGGTCAAATGATCGTCGGGATcggttgttccattatactctccGATCGTCCAAGAGTATAATGCTTCGGCAGAGAATCATTTAGGATCCCCTCTGAAAATTGTTGATTGACCCACTCAGATGAGTTGTCTTCACTCGACACTTTTCCTTTTCTTGCATCCCGCACGAGCAcctcatccgaggaagatccttAATCTCTATCCGCTCGACCTCTTTCTTCTGGGGGAGCCCATAATAGTGCTCGGTTGAAGGGGATTGGCGCATTACGGGCGCCCCCATAGGAACCGATCGGTCTCCTATTTGGCTCCCAAGCGGAAAGTTGATCCGCTcgatcttctctttctctttcattTTGTTAACCTGCTGCAAAGGCAGCGGGCTCAAGCATTGGCTGATCGGCCAACACCTATTGCTGTTGCTCCAATATTTTCGTCACTCAAACTTGTATTAGTACATCAAGTTTCTCTTGCGTCAGTGTTACTGTTGtgagtcgtccagcgtcttccatcttcttattCATATATAGGCAATGTTCCCGCAGACGACGCCAAACTGATTATGTTCGAATAAAGGAATCTAGAAAGCCGGGGATGGGGTGACAGCTGACGGGATGAAAACCTCGATcttgcaaaacaaaaccaaaactaAGGAAGAGGTCTCTAGcattggccctctgacgctcaagccAAAATCAGGAAGAGAATGAGTAATCCAGAAAATAGAAAATCTTGCCTTCCTCATACATGCGTACCTTTCTGTGATCGTTCATCTGcctttatttaatgatattaattgccaAAAGGAAGACTTATTTGTCTTGACTTCAGTGCATTGATGATAAATGTAGTGttcttctttgtcttgacttcctcatatttaatgatagacggtatgttctcttttgttttcttatCTCCTCCTGTGTAATGTCATTTCTTACACTGGACGAACGGTCTGAGGGCTCATTTCCCTACCGACCGGCCCATGATGTCCCGACCAACCGGGTGATATCCGCTCGGCCACTCCTTTGCTGATCGGGATAACTGTAAGCCCGAGGTTGACCGTCTTAACTTTGACTGATACCGTGTCAATTGATCTGTGATAAATGGACTCTCCTTTATCACCGTatcaatatatataaatagatgttttttttaatttcttgatttatttttttaacttacagTTGTGTAtttaggattttaattttaaaatttagaaattaaattataatattaagcacaaataatttttaagatgtcTAGCGATTGAATGacgtaagatatatatatatatatataaaatattgatTCACTGTTCATCTTATATTGCACACTCCATATGTacctatttaaatttttttatacttaTTATTATCACTCATTCTAGTAAAATCTTATTGGTATAAttagagtttaaaaaaattatcaaataaataaataaaaaaaaagttacgTTGCGCAGTCACGCGGTGTAAGGTGAGGagtgtaattttattttatatacacACACTTCCTCTACTAGGCATTAAATATCACGTTTATGTGGACTCCAGATGTCGGGAGTAAATTCAGATGCCTGAGTTCAGGCCAGGCGTCTTAGAATTTGAGTTCGGATTGTTTgtccttaaattttttatttatttattttttttatccctgTATCATTTTATCGAATGGACAGATTAGATTATAATTTAAGGATGTTTTACACATCACGAAGATATTATACACATCTTAAAAATATCATGATGTCTTAAGATGTAATTTGGTCCGTCCGATCGATAAGAAATACGGGGACAGAGAATCTAGAACTAGAATTCAGGTGAGGagtctttagaattttttttttatttatttttcatgatatatgatttatatttaatgtttaaaattttaaaatttatgagttataataaatttgagttaataaaatttttatttagagtTGAGATTTTTCTGTTAAGTTAtagtattcaaaatttaaaaacttagatcCTGAAAAGTATATAATCTTTTTATttaagaaaatattaattttaaaaaaagttaaatatatataatgGAATTATTTTATATACATGTAAAACCTACGCCTCCCCCAGTGTACTTGCAGGTGAGTTACAGTTCGCCATGCTCACCCATGGTTAATTTAATAATAACTATGTTAATGAATAAGCCAACTCTAGTGCAGCTATTAAAACAGTCACAGATCCGACTGTATCCGATCCGACTCGACCGACCCGAATGATAGAATTGTATCACAGTCGAGCCTAGAAAAATGGTAGTCTGGTGATAAAACGCTGGTCGGCCCACTGGATTTGTCTGATATAGCAGAACTACTACCGATGGATTGTTCTGGCAGGTGGAGTCGATATGTCAGTCTCAAAGATCAGAACAAACAATCGGAAGGTTCAAACGTGAAAGAAGAACAAAACAAAGGTAGAGATTTGATTTTCCTTGCAAACAATTAAATATATATCCCTTCCTTTCATGGGTTAACAACCATATATATAAATTACTGTGATTTTTTGATCTTTACGAAGTAAAACCTTCTCGCTCTTGGAATTTATTGAACATGACACATTTCACCAACTTGCTAGTCAATGAGAAATTTTCATTGATGCTACTCCAAAAACACAAAAGATCCAGAAATACTTGCGGATATGGAACTCAGAAGGTGCAAACTTCACTATGCATTCAATATCGCAACTCAATTCTTAAAAAGATGTAGTTAATGCCGCTCGGTACTGAATAAAACATTAGACCGACCACACTATTATCTGACCGAGAAACAATGGGGATAAAGAAATTCGATACCCAAGGTAAAGGACAACGGAGGGTATTATTGCGCCTCCAAACTGCCTGCAAGACTATTCCTTCCTTCTCCGTGAGTTGGATGGATAGCCTGCTGTGAAAGGCACTGAATGGCAATGCCACCTCGAGAGGGATTCAGAAAATTAAATAGTATGAACTGAAACAGCATGACACAACACAAGTCTagcaatttatttttatttttttttaagttgatacTATAGCATTTATAAATTATTGATCACCTTCTTCATTTCCTCAGGCTGGACTTGGACGCTCTTCAAATAACATCGCCATTTGCCCTATGATACTGACAGTATCTCAGACAATGTTTGGCAGAAAAAGGAGGATGACAAACTTGACAGTAAGCACATGCGTCTACATACTCTAGCCTTTATTGTAGTTTCCGTGTAACACAATTTTGTGGTTGCTTTTACTTAATATTGTAGAAGAAATTTTAATTGCATCTTAGGGCCTCCCATTGATTGAATCTGCATGCTAAACAAAAAAGCAACCAAGGAAATTATGCCTGATAGATTTAATTGACCACAATATTAATTTTCCCCGAGAACTATAGCCAAAGTCATCCAAATTTCAAGCATGCATATCGCCTTCCTATGAGACTGCCACTGCCTCAAATCTACTTCAGCATTTCGACTGCTAATGCTTCTACATATTTGATAAGATCAGTAATTAATACATGAAacataaaaccaaaaagaaatccCTCATTATAGTGGTAAATGCCATCCAAGGCTATATAGCACCAATATCAGTAAGAACAATCAGAGCAATGAACCAGCAGGCATTCACAATTTCATTGCGGGATTAACATAATTTCTAAGGATGTAAAGTCTTTTGACAACGACACTGACATGAGTTCATCCCCGGTGCTTTATTCGAACTGTGGGCGCGCGCTTTATGGTCTTCAAACGACTGTGTTTTCCCTCTGATCTTGCTTCCAGCAATTTTGTCTTCAAGGTGCTTTCTTTTACACCGCGTGCCAGTCTGGAGGAAGACTCAGCTAGATACGGCGTTTGCTGGTGCTTCCACTGCGGAACTGGGCTATTTGTCTGATGGACATTTCCAAAATCAGAGTCCCCAATTGAAGCAATTTGGGACTTCCATAACATGTGAGAATCTTCACGGCATGTGCCATGATCCACTGAACCACATCCAGATACTGTTGCAAGATTTTTCACTGGATTATCAGTCTGATGCTTTGAACCATTCATGTGAGACAAATTCTGCTCTGTATCATGTCTGCGTTCCTGAGAATGATAACAATCAGATTTAAGTGATCTGCTTGTCTCAGTGGGATCAACTTCAATTTTTGCTTGTTCATCATCTGTCGGAAAGTGTACTTCCTGCATTCTGTTCAATAGCTGAATTCTGTTTACAGATAGCTTTGCTTTGTCAATTAATTGGTTATATTGGATGCGCAAGTCTGATAAATTTTCATTGCAGTCTGAAGGGCCTATCTTTTCTCCCAGTGAAGTAGTCATTCCTCGAGTTTCCAGCTTTTCTAATACATTCTGGTTAATGTGTTTCAGCTGGTCATGGCTTCCATGGTTACGAGAACTCACATTGAGCTCAAAGCAGAGTGCATCACTTGCCACAGATTCATCTTCATCATCAGCATCATGAGGTGCACTGGTAGCCCCATTTAAGTGGACAGACTCAAGAGATTGACGCCGTAAGTTACAGTGTCTCTTATCATCGTAAGCATTATTACTGCACAAGGCACTAGCTTTTCGAGTTTGAAGAAATGATTCGATTTCATTTCTTAGTCTGTCTGCAACTGTTATTTTTTCAGCTAAATCTCCTTGAGCTTCAGCAATATTCATCTGAACTCGCTCATCGAGCCAAGCTTCTGAAATATGAAGTACCAATCTATCTACTTTATGGCAGCAATCTCTAGGAGTTGTTTGGCTCAACTCCCTGACTTCTTGCTCATAATCTGTAATGCCTTTTGCAAATTCATCACACAGGTCCTCCAAAAGGCCACATGACTTTCTCTCGGTATCCAGATCTTTCAAAACGTTCATGTACACAGCATTCACTTCGGACAACTCTTTTCCTAGTTTTCGGTGAAGACTTTCAGAGCATCTTCTAAGATGTCTCTCATCTTCAAGCTCATCTCTAACTGACTGTACTGCTTCTTTCACTTTCTGCTGCTCTTTGTTCTTCCTAATCAGTTTGTCATCTCCAAGTTGCTTCATTAGATCATCCATTTCACAACGATATAGATGATGCTCTTGCATCAGTTCTTGAATGTGTGCTTGTGCATGCTCTAGCTCCACCTTCAATGCTTTCACCAATGATACATTCGATTCATGCTGTTCTTCCAGGCTCCAAACTCGATTTAGTAGTTTCAACAATTCTGTTGATGTTCTGAGACCATATCGTGCCTCGCCATTTTTCCCCTTGAGATCCAGAAGACTGCAAGGCGTAGCTTGACTAATTGCAGCCAACTGCAACTGGACAGATATTAATAGATACAACCTTTGAGACATCACATGCTGCAGTTCTATTTTAAAATGCACAGCCAGCTTCATAGGATATATGCAACATGCTAAGAATTGAGAGACATAAGTGACACAATAGCATAATGCTCTTAGTCATGCATTGTATTGAAACAAGGGTAAAATTTCGACCATGACCTCCAAAAGAGCCCAATTAAATGTTAAAAGCATGCTTTTACCTTCATGGAACTACTGTAACTTGCAGGAGATGCAAGTTCCACAGCTCGGGGTTTTCTCTCGTTCAATTTGTAATTTTTTACTAATGAAGCTGCAACATGCCGCCTCAAACTACTTGCATTTTCAAGCTGtaataaaaaacaaaataagtTCATGGACAGTAACTACATCTCAATAAGTTTCTAAGAAGGCTGTAATACAAAGCTCACGCCACAGTAATAATCTACAAACTGCTCAAAAATGTACTGAAGTTAATAGGTACAGGATATGGTAATGACTATGTGGTCGAAACAGCTGGAGTTCTTGGCTTCTTGCATGTAATGGGAAAAATCAAGAAGCTAACTGTTTTCTTATTTCATGAGTTAATAAATGATCTTCTTATATGTTCACAAAAAAGGCAAGCCCAATACACCACGAAGGTTCACCGCCTCTTCTAGTTTCATGCTGAAATCGTGAAGGAAAATGAATCAGAGGAGAAAATTTAATGTTTTCTCGTTTTTTAGTTGGCAAGATTTCATTCGTAGTCACAGAGATGTGCATAAAATCAGTTCATAATCAATAATCTCGGCAAAAACTatcgaagaaaaaaaaatcatcaagaaAGGCATTAAGTCGAACACTTAAACAGCATTATGAATCACGAGACTTACCCGGTTGTCAAGACCGTCATCAATCGCCTTCCCTTCCCTTTGTCGTCGGAGCTTGTCGCGTCTCCGGCTCGTCGCTGCGTAGGGCACCAAGTCCTGGTTCTCCCATAGGTTCGCTCCAAGCTTCCGCGCCGACACCGAACTCCTCTTGGGCTCGCTCGGTTCGCTCTCGGAAGAGCCGAGCGCTCCCAACTTCCAGGCGGGTACCGGAGTGCAAAGGCCGCCCTTTTTCTCCACTGCGACCCCTCTCCTCAGCTTTACCCCTAAAAACTCCTCTTTTCCAACTCCGCTGCTGCCCTCGTCATCACCTGCGACAGCCATTCCCCCTTCCATGGCCCCCCACACTCGCCCGTCTCTCTTTtcctcaaaaatcaaaattttccccCATCAGGAGCACAAGTAGGAGCCACACGCTCTTGCCCTTAGCATGCCCTCCCGACTTCTCCTGCTGCTTCTGAAGCAGGCAGAATCCTAAGTAGTACATCCAAGATGGAGCCTTTATTAGCTTAAAGAAGCGGAGTTTGCTTGCCACAACAACTATTTCTCCACTTCAGGGGAATACGAGCGATGAGCAGTAAATCCAGTGGGAACTGAACCGAGAGGAGGGTGTGCTTCCCAGGCTTTAATTTTAAAATGCCACGAATTGGTGTGCAAGCTGAGAGGGTGATCCAACAAGTCCCGACAGCTTCGAAATGCAACTTTTGAGGGTGAGGACACAGTTGGCTTAGGCCTTGTGGTTCTCGGCGAGAGAATTAATATTTAGTGGTGTGAATGGATTGGTTGTTAACAACAGTATCATAGAGAATACTGGTTGGCTTAGGCATTCGCGGTTGTTAACTTTTTCATTTTACTTTTCAAGTTTTGATTAATCATAGTTTACTCTCCAAACTTTATACATGttcaaaaaataatatgaaattaaaaatcTTAATGGGTAGCCAAGAGATAAAAGTAATAAGAGAAAGAAGTACAGACATATGATAATTTAAGGAGCCTTTTGAAACAAAAAAGATTATAAAGGAGTAagctaaaaatataatttatcaaaattcataggaggaaatgaaaaaaaaacttaagcaaAGTGACTATTAGTCTATTAATatacatttatttttataaaataaaagtaaaaaagatATCTTTCCAATTaactttttaatatatttaaattcataaaacaaaaatattttattttaaaaaatagaaacgaTCAATTACTGAAtcacataaataaattttaaaattaataaattacgtACCTAATTTTGTTTTTACCCCTCCAAATTGATTATTACAGTGTAATAATTGATTAGAATATGTTCATTAGTAACATCCTAAATCAATTATTATAATGTAGtatttgattaaaaaatttaatttgtattttaaaaACTATGACTTTCAATATGCTTAAAAAAATGAAGTTTGTCATTCCAAGCTATTAGGTTCATCAATTGAT
This genomic stretch from Zingiber officinale cultivar Zhangliang chromosome 7A, Zo_v1.1, whole genome shotgun sequence harbors:
- the LOC122000782 gene encoding uncharacterized protein At5g41620-like isoform X2 gives rise to the protein MEGGMAVAGDDEGSSGVGKEEFLGVKLRRGVAVEKKGGLCTPVPAWKLGALGSSESEPSEPKRSSVSARKLGANLWENQDLVPYAATSRRRDKLRRQREGKAIDDGLDNRLENASSLRRHVAASLVKNYKLNERKPRAVELASPASYSSSMKLAAISQATPCSLLDLKGKNGEARYGLRTSTELLKLLNRVWSLEEQHESNVSLVKALKVELEHAQAHIQELMQEHHLYRCEMDDLMKQLGDDKLIRKNKEQQKVKEAVQSVRDELEDERHLRRCSESLHRKLGKELSEVNAVYMNVLKDLDTERKSCGLLEDLCDEFAKGITDYEQEVRELSQTTPRDCCHKVDRLVLHISEAWLDERVQMNIAEAQGDLAEKITVADRLRNEIESFLQTRKASALCSNNAYDDKRHCNLRRQSLESVHLNGATSAPHDADDEDESVASDALCFELNVSSRNHGSHDQLKHINQNVLEKLETRGMTTSLGEKIGPSDCNENLSDLRIQYNQLIDKAKLSVNRIQLLNRMQEVHFPTDDEQAKIEVDPTETSRSLKSDCYHSQERRHDTEQNLSHMNGSKHQTDNPVKNLATVSGCGSVDHGTCREDSHMLWKSQIASIGDSDFGNVHQTNSPVPQWKHQQTPYLAESSSRLARGVKESTLKTKLLEARSEGKHSRLKTIKRAPTVRIKHRG
- the LOC122000782 gene encoding uncharacterized protein At5g41620-like isoform X1, whose translation is MEGGMAVAGDDEGSSGVGKEEFLGVKLRRGVAVEKKGGLCTPVPAWKLGALGSSESEPSEPKRSSVSARKLGANLWENQDLVPYAATSRRRDKLRRQREGKAIDDGLDNRLENASSLRRHVAASLVKNYKLNERKPRAVELASPASYSSSMKLQLAAISQATPCSLLDLKGKNGEARYGLRTSTELLKLLNRVWSLEEQHESNVSLVKALKVELEHAQAHIQELMQEHHLYRCEMDDLMKQLGDDKLIRKNKEQQKVKEAVQSVRDELEDERHLRRCSESLHRKLGKELSEVNAVYMNVLKDLDTERKSCGLLEDLCDEFAKGITDYEQEVRELSQTTPRDCCHKVDRLVLHISEAWLDERVQMNIAEAQGDLAEKITVADRLRNEIESFLQTRKASALCSNNAYDDKRHCNLRRQSLESVHLNGATSAPHDADDEDESVASDALCFELNVSSRNHGSHDQLKHINQNVLEKLETRGMTTSLGEKIGPSDCNENLSDLRIQYNQLIDKAKLSVNRIQLLNRMQEVHFPTDDEQAKIEVDPTETSRSLKSDCYHSQERRHDTEQNLSHMNGSKHQTDNPVKNLATVSGCGSVDHGTCREDSHMLWKSQIASIGDSDFGNVHQTNSPVPQWKHQQTPYLAESSSRLARGVKESTLKTKLLEARSEGKHSRLKTIKRAPTVRIKHRG